Proteins encoded together in one SAR202 cluster bacterium window:
- a CDS encoding MFS transporter — translation MAAVIMGDSMLYNVLPANVDDFDVSLALVGVLLSANRFVRLLSNPLAAWAVQRFGLSKPLALSAALAVATTVMLGVAKGFALLLVARLLWGVCYSFLRLTGVLVALEESAGGGRGRLLGFFNGGQRFGSLIGVLLGGILFDVFGRAASFLTIAALGFVGIPAALALKPASAASHTTSKPPGPSQPTSRKSRLWDLALGVSPSQPKPLRQRLLACNFSVFALNFVIAGGMVSTLGYYLDQRLGEGPAIAGVVLGVATINGLLQAARWLADVGSVYWGHIADSIGLEKAAIATMPISIAALILLALDAPLGLALPWLVLSTVLLAAAVTALTAIAGGIATPRERPQALARFATWQDTGAAFGPLLAFALISRLSLDWVYLSGAAILAVAMIAFVLAFRPKVATSAAES, via the coding sequence GTGGCCGCCGTCATCATGGGCGACTCCATGCTCTACAACGTCCTTCCCGCCAACGTCGACGACTTCGACGTCTCCCTCGCCCTCGTCGGCGTCCTCCTCAGCGCCAACCGGTTCGTCCGCCTCCTCTCCAACCCCCTCGCCGCCTGGGCCGTCCAGCGATTCGGCCTCTCGAAGCCCCTGGCCCTCAGCGCCGCCCTGGCCGTCGCTACCACCGTCATGCTCGGCGTCGCCAAAGGCTTTGCTCTCCTCCTTGTCGCCCGACTCCTCTGGGGCGTCTGCTACTCCTTCCTCCGACTCACCGGCGTCCTCGTCGCCCTTGAGGAAAGCGCCGGAGGTGGTCGGGGTCGGCTCCTGGGCTTCTTCAACGGCGGCCAGCGGTTCGGCAGCCTCATCGGCGTCCTCCTGGGCGGCATCCTCTTCGACGTCTTTGGCCGCGCCGCCAGCTTCCTCACCATCGCCGCCCTGGGCTTCGTCGGCATTCCCGCCGCCCTAGCCCTCAAGCCCGCCAGCGCCGCCTCTCATACTACTTCCAAGCCCCCCGGGCCCTCGCAGCCCACCTCCCGCAAATCGAGGCTCTGGGACCTGGCCTTAGGCGTCAGTCCCAGTCAGCCCAAGCCCCTGCGCCAGCGTCTCCTCGCCTGCAACTTCTCGGTCTTCGCCCTCAATTTCGTCATCGCCGGCGGCATGGTCTCCACCCTCGGCTACTACCTGGACCAGCGGCTCGGCGAAGGCCCGGCCATCGCCGGCGTTGTCCTCGGCGTCGCCACCATCAACGGCCTCCTCCAGGCCGCCCGGTGGCTTGCCGACGTCGGCAGCGTCTATTGGGGCCACATCGCCGACAGCATTGGCCTCGAAAAAGCCGCCATCGCCACCATGCCCATCTCCATCGCCGCCCTCATCCTCCTCGCCCTAGACGCTCCCCTCGGCCTGGCCCTTCCCTGGTTGGTCCTATCCACCGTGCTTCTGGCCGCCGCCGTCACCGCCCTCACTGCCATCGCGGGTGGCATCGCCACACCCCGGGAACGACCCCAGGCCCTGGCCCGCTTCGCTACCTGGCAGGACACCGGCGCTGCCTTCGGCCCCCTCCTCGCCTTCGCCCTCATCTCCCGCCTCTCCCTCGACTGGGTCTACTTGAGCGGCGCCGCCATCCTCGCCGTCGCCATGATAGCTTTTGTCCTCGCCTTTAGGCCGAAGGTAGCCACCAGCGCCGCCGAGTCCTAG